From a single Endozoicomonas euniceicola genomic region:
- the ushA gene encoding bifunctional UDP-sugar hydrolase/5'-nucleotidase UshA, producing MLRQRLMPLFLTGIALLLIGCAFDRSAPTSEKLKSIQFTVLHTNDNHGKFWRNRHGEMGMAARKTLIDGIRREVENEGGKVLVLSAGDVNTGVPESDIQQAKPDFIGMNMIGYDAMALGNHEFDNPLDVLLEQERWADFPFLAANIFYKNDDKLLFKPYIMKNLRGVRVAILGLTTEDTESLVMQDNVKDIYFTEAVATAKGWVPKLKHEEKADVVIALTHIGHYLNARYGSNAPGDVTLAKDVDGIDIIVGGHSQNKLEKPDIKNSTYILQAWEWGKYVGRADFEYYYVDNFDGKGNRGGVLKMVNYRLIPVNLKKQVLVDGKSEWVNIEPEIPEDPDVLKVLRVYQDKASKLLLRKVGSLDKAMPGARGVVRNRPAAMGVLIARAQMEKTKADLGVVNGGGIRTGLSAGNITEKDILSVQPFGNMVCFVEMNGAELKHFIEDIASIEPGNGGFAHFSNNVRLTISGGNKLTRLEINGKPVQKDKIYRLSLNEFSASGGDKWPEIDTNPTFINTGYTDAVVLKEYIQKHAPLKRINFEPQAGDIVRK from the coding sequence ATGCTCAGACAACGCCTTATGCCTCTATTTTTGACGGGTATTGCATTACTGCTTATCGGCTGTGCGTTCGATCGATCTGCCCCGACATCAGAAAAACTGAAGTCGATACAATTTACCGTTCTCCATACCAACGATAACCATGGAAAGTTCTGGCGCAACCGTCATGGTGAAATGGGGATGGCAGCCCGCAAGACCTTGATTGACGGTATTCGCAGGGAAGTTGAAAACGAAGGAGGAAAGGTACTGGTTCTATCTGCGGGTGATGTGAATACCGGTGTGCCGGAGTCTGATATTCAACAGGCGAAGCCTGATTTTATTGGCATGAATATGATCGGCTACGACGCTATGGCGTTGGGCAACCATGAGTTTGATAACCCCCTGGATGTCCTACTGGAACAGGAACGCTGGGCTGACTTTCCTTTTCTGGCTGCCAATATTTTCTATAAAAACGACGATAAGCTTTTGTTCAAGCCCTACATTATGAAAAACCTGAGAGGGGTTCGGGTCGCCATTCTGGGGCTGACCACTGAAGATACCGAATCTCTGGTTATGCAGGACAACGTGAAAGATATCTATTTCACCGAAGCAGTGGCTACGGCAAAAGGCTGGGTACCCAAGTTGAAACATGAAGAAAAGGCTGATGTTGTGATTGCCCTCACGCATATTGGTCATTACCTTAATGCACGATATGGCTCCAATGCGCCTGGCGATGTGACTCTGGCAAAAGACGTCGATGGCATCGACATTATTGTGGGTGGGCATTCCCAGAACAAACTGGAAAAGCCAGATATCAAGAACAGCACTTATATCTTACAGGCATGGGAATGGGGTAAATACGTAGGGCGAGCTGACTTCGAGTACTACTATGTTGATAACTTTGATGGGAAAGGTAACCGTGGTGGTGTATTAAAAATGGTCAACTATCGGTTGATTCCTGTGAACCTGAAAAAGCAGGTGCTGGTGGATGGCAAAAGTGAGTGGGTCAACATTGAGCCGGAGATTCCGGAAGATCCCGATGTCTTAAAAGTGCTGAGGGTTTATCAGGATAAAGCATCAAAATTGTTGCTGAGAAAAGTGGGGTCACTGGATAAAGCCATGCCCGGAGCGCGTGGAGTTGTCCGTAACCGCCCTGCTGCTATGGGGGTGTTAATTGCCAGAGCGCAAATGGAGAAAACAAAAGCAGACCTGGGCGTTGTAAACGGCGGAGGCATCCGAACCGGCCTGTCTGCGGGCAATATTACTGAAAAGGATATTTTAAGTGTTCAGCCATTTGGCAATATGGTCTGCTTCGTGGAGATGAATGGCGCAGAGCTGAAGCATTTTATAGAAGACATTGCCAGTATTGAGCCGGGTAATGGTGGCTTCGCCCATTTCAGTAACAATGTTCGTCTGACCATCTCGGGTGGCAATAAACTGACCCGGCTGGAAATCAATGGCAAGCCGGTGCAGAAAGACAAAATCTATCGACTGTCGCTCAATGAATTCTCAGCCAGTGGTGGTGATAAATGGCCTGAAATTGATACCAACCCGACGTTCATCAATACCGGCTATACCGATGCCGTGGTGCTGAAGGAATACATTCAGAAACATGCACCGTTGAAGCGGATTAATTTTGAGCCGCAGGCGGGGGACATCGTCAGGAAGTAA
- a CDS encoding bifunctional UDP-sugar hydrolase/5'-nucleotidase: MPILRRLSLITALFSMSALLAGCSSAVENSRYEEGKNHKLTVLHTNDNSGQFWRNDKGEWGMAARKTLIDSIREEVESKGGHVLVLSGGNINKGVPEPDLQSGIPDILGMNLMDYDAMVVGCQEFDIPPNTLKRQQELADFPMLAANVFDSETGQPQFDSFKTFHFDGFTVSVVGITTPDTLRNGHPENTIGIDFRDPVRTGRSVARMLRDDADMLIALTHLGHFETNNGCLSSPGDITLANKVKGYDLIVGGHSQDTLFQPVRQNGTWIVQAGSRGQYVGRADFELNNGLLSMTDYQLIPVNHEGDEKVVPEDPEMLELLAPYKLDRNAGVLKEPAFRSISSPNESVADYRTTESSAISIISLNDN; this comes from the coding sequence ATGCCCATTCTTCGTCGACTTTCACTGATTACAGCTCTGTTTTCCATGTCAGCCCTGCTGGCAGGATGCTCGTCCGCTGTAGAAAACAGTCGCTATGAGGAAGGCAAAAACCATAAACTGACCGTGTTGCATACAAACGACAACAGCGGTCAGTTCTGGCGTAACGACAAGGGGGAGTGGGGCATGGCTGCCCGTAAAACACTCATAGACTCCATTCGTGAAGAGGTCGAAAGCAAAGGCGGACATGTTCTTGTGCTCTCTGGCGGTAACATCAACAAAGGTGTGCCGGAACCTGACCTGCAAAGCGGCATTCCTGATATTCTGGGCATGAATTTGATGGATTACGATGCCATGGTCGTTGGCTGTCAGGAATTTGATATTCCGCCCAACACTCTCAAAAGGCAGCAGGAACTTGCCGATTTTCCCATGCTGGCAGCTAATGTCTTTGACTCAGAAACCGGGCAGCCTCAATTTGACTCGTTTAAAACATTTCATTTCGACGGGTTCACTGTCTCCGTCGTCGGCATAACAACGCCTGACACCCTGAGAAACGGTCACCCGGAAAATACCATAGGCATTGATTTCAGAGACCCGGTGCGGACGGGCAGGTCTGTTGCCAGAATGCTGCGTGATGACGCTGATATGCTGATTGCCCTAACCCATCTTGGGCATTTTGAAACCAATAATGGATGCCTCAGTTCACCGGGCGATATCACTCTTGCTAATAAAGTAAAAGGCTATGACCTGATTGTTGGCGGACATTCACAAGACACCCTTTTCCAGCCCGTCCGGCAGAACGGCACCTGGATTGTTCAGGCTGGCAGCCGGGGGCAATATGTTGGCAGGGCTGATTTTGAGCTGAACAATGGCCTGTTATCGATGACTGACTATCAGCTGATTCCAGTCAATCATGAAGGTGACGAGAAAGTTGTGCCCGAAGATCCGGAAATGCTGGAACTGTTAGCTCCCTACAAACTTGATCGAAATGCTGGCGTATTAAAGGAGCCAGCATTTCGATCAATCAGCTCACCCAATGAATCAGTGGCTGATTACCGCACAACAGAATCCAGTGCGATTTCAATCATTTCATTAAACGACAACTGA
- the deoD gene encoding purine-nucleoside phosphorylase, with protein sequence MPGDPLRAKYIAETFLEGAELVNEVRNMLGYTGEYKGRKVSVMGSGMGIPSASIYYKELITEYGVNKLIRVGSCGAISQDVKLRDIVIGMGACTDSKINRIRFNDHDFAAIADYGLLENAVNTAREKNLSVKVGNLYSADLFYSPEKDMFDVMERHGILGVEMEAAGLYGVCAEYGAKGLAICTTSDHIRRGEALSPEDRQLSFNEMIEIALDSVVR encoded by the coding sequence ATGCCTGGCGACCCTCTGCGCGCAAAATACATTGCTGAAACCTTCCTCGAAGGCGCTGAGCTGGTTAACGAAGTTCGTAATATGCTGGGTTATACCGGTGAATATAAAGGTCGCAAGGTGTCTGTGATGGGGTCCGGTATGGGCATCCCTTCCGCATCCATCTATTACAAGGAACTGATTACCGAATACGGTGTAAACAAGCTGATTCGTGTGGGTTCCTGCGGCGCGATTTCTCAGGACGTCAAACTGCGTGACATTGTTATCGGCATGGGTGCCTGTACCGATTCAAAAATTAACCGTATACGTTTCAATGATCATGACTTTGCGGCTATCGCCGACTACGGCCTGTTGGAAAACGCCGTCAATACCGCTCGTGAAAAGAACCTGTCGGTGAAGGTGGGTAACCTGTACTCTGCCGACCTGTTCTACAGTCCCGAGAAAGACATGTTCGATGTGATGGAGCGACACGGCATTCTGGGGGTAGAGATGGAAGCGGCTGGTCTTTATGGCGTCTGCGCTGAATACGGTGCCAAAGGTCTGGCGATCTGCACAACCAGTGACCATATTCGCCGTGGCGAAGCTCTCTCTCCGGAAGATCGTCAGTTGTCGTTTAATGAAATGATTGAAATCGCACTGGATTCTGTTGTGCGGTAA
- a CDS encoding phosphopentomutase, with amino-acid sequence MKRAIVLVMDSFGVGATEDADKFGDKGANTIGHIAKACAEGKADIGRQGPLELPVLSSLGLVHAARESAGEFPVGMNTDVNIVGAYGHAKELSSGKDTPSGHWEMMGVPVLYEWGYFRDQENSFPAELLNEIMTKADIPGYLGNCHSSGTVILEQLGEEHMQTGRPIFYTSADSVFQIACHEETFGLERLYKLCELVREILEPYNIGRVIARPFIGDDAGDFQRTGNRRDYSVLPPSPTLLDKLAGIGGEVVSVGKIADIFAHQGITKKLKANGIAGLFETTMQAFESAGDQSLIFTNFVDFDSSFGHRRDVAGYAAALEQLDAMLPRLLKEMEDDDLLIVTADHGCDPTWAGTDHTREHIPVLVFGRKIKPGSLGRRDTFADIGQSLASYFGLEPMEYGTSFLI; translated from the coding sequence ATGAAACGAGCTATTGTTCTGGTCATGGATTCTTTTGGTGTAGGTGCCACAGAGGATGCAGACAAATTCGGAGATAAAGGGGCTAACACCATCGGGCATATCGCCAAAGCCTGCGCTGAAGGTAAGGCTGATATTGGTCGCCAGGGGCCTTTAGAGTTACCTGTACTGTCCAGCCTGGGGCTGGTGCATGCCGCCAGAGAATCAGCCGGTGAATTTCCTGTTGGCATGAACACCGATGTCAACATTGTCGGGGCTTACGGACATGCGAAAGAGCTGTCCAGCGGCAAGGACACCCCCAGTGGTCACTGGGAGATGATGGGGGTTCCGGTATTGTATGAATGGGGATACTTCAGGGATCAGGAAAACAGTTTTCCTGCGGAACTGCTCAATGAGATCATGACAAAGGCTGACATTCCCGGTTATCTGGGTAATTGTCACTCGTCGGGTACCGTGATTCTGGAACAACTGGGTGAAGAACACATGCAAACCGGCAGGCCGATTTTCTACACATCGGCCGACAGTGTGTTCCAGATTGCCTGTCATGAAGAAACCTTCGGGCTGGAGCGCCTCTATAAACTCTGTGAGCTGGTCAGAGAGATTCTGGAGCCTTACAATATCGGCCGGGTTATTGCCCGTCCCTTTATCGGTGATGACGCTGGCGATTTCCAGCGCACCGGTAATCGTCGTGATTATTCCGTTTTGCCGCCTTCGCCTACCCTGCTCGATAAACTGGCCGGGATAGGTGGTGAAGTGGTCAGTGTGGGTAAAATTGCCGATATTTTCGCTCATCAGGGCATTACCAAAAAGCTGAAAGCAAACGGCATTGCCGGCTTGTTTGAAACCACCATGCAGGCGTTTGAATCAGCCGGTGACCAGTCCCTGATCTTCACTAACTTTGTTGATTTTGATTCGTCGTTTGGCCATCGTCGTGATGTCGCTGGTTATGCCGCAGCCCTTGAGCAGCTGGATGCCATGCTGCCTCGCCTGCTGAAAGAGATGGAAGACGATGATCTGTTAATTGTCACAGCGGATCATGGTTGTGACCCCACCTGGGCTGGCACTGACCATACCCGTGAGCACATTCCTGTGTTGGTGTTTGGTCGTAAGATCAAGCCGGGTTCCCTGGGACGCCGTGACACTTTTGCGGATATCGGGCAAAGCCTTGCCAGTTATTTTGGACTGGAGCCGATGGAATATGGCACCAGTTTTCTCATTTGA
- a CDS encoding CHASE domain-containing protein: MRNKIELAIPPLLMAVGLAISTCAAFWLYEMEKKSLITSFQREVDLRTTSLHRELTVNFKALHDLSIFFEKAHIPDHDEFRVLTREILKHLPHIQALEWIPRVTPDNKAELLKTIRKHYPDFEITQRQQQGTMVPAPPKDEYFPVYFVEPYKGNEVALGFDLASNKARRKTLDTARDTGLPQASASITLVQDRSRQKAFLAVMPVYTGAHDTLADRRENLAGFVLGVYKTNALFKQSRVAGQTSNIHMVMIDKTDQNIDRLAENFSEDEHDHLEHHEQPYHYEKDLPVLLGRQWSVTSHPSHHYISSNISPLPFVVLLFGILFTTLMTIYAGMLLKRNGIIHRKVKEQTRDLVQAQKASKDLQDKLIEANKMASLGEMSAGIGHELSQPLGTILLKCQMLPKALEQRDYDKSLKLVGGIRDQAVRAKEIMDSLRIISRDAKPGDQTSIELNQVIRKAEVLIKEDLMMNRIELKKELSPDIYIYASPVQLGQIIANLLTNARDALEDAEEKIITLRSSIKEGNGVLEIEDTGSGIPEHYQSKIFEPFFTSKAVGKGTGLGLSMCYSMVQENEGEISFRTAANKGTCFTISIPLTRS; this comes from the coding sequence ATGCGAAATAAAATAGAGCTGGCTATTCCCCCTTTACTAATGGCTGTTGGTTTAGCGATTTCAACTTGTGCGGCCTTCTGGCTTTATGAGATGGAAAAGAAAAGCCTGATCACCTCTTTTCAGAGAGAAGTTGATCTGCGTACCACATCGCTGCATCGTGAGTTGACCGTAAACTTTAAAGCACTGCACGACCTGAGCATTTTCTTTGAAAAAGCCCATATTCCTGATCACGATGAATTCAGGGTTCTTACCCGGGAAATTTTAAAACACCTGCCACATATCCAGGCACTGGAGTGGATTCCCAGAGTCACCCCGGACAATAAGGCAGAACTGTTAAAGACCATCAGAAAGCACTATCCCGATTTTGAAATTACCCAACGTCAGCAGCAGGGAACAATGGTTCCGGCTCCACCTAAAGATGAATACTTTCCTGTGTACTTTGTAGAACCCTATAAAGGCAATGAGGTGGCACTGGGATTTGACCTTGCTTCGAACAAAGCCCGACGCAAAACCCTGGATACGGCCAGGGACACAGGACTCCCGCAAGCTTCTGCCAGCATTACACTGGTTCAGGACAGGTCCAGGCAAAAAGCCTTTCTAGCCGTGATGCCGGTTTACACGGGGGCGCACGACACCCTTGCTGACCGCAGGGAAAACCTGGCTGGCTTTGTACTGGGGGTTTACAAGACTAACGCCCTGTTCAAACAATCCAGAGTGGCCGGGCAGACTTCCAACATTCACATGGTCATGATCGATAAAACAGACCAGAACATTGACAGACTGGCTGAAAATTTTTCTGAAGACGAACACGATCACCTTGAACACCATGAGCAGCCGTACCATTACGAAAAAGACCTTCCTGTCCTGCTGGGTCGTCAATGGAGCGTAACCTCCCACCCATCCCACCATTATATTTCCAGCAATATCTCACCACTCCCTTTCGTCGTATTACTGTTCGGGATTCTGTTCACCACCCTGATGACCATCTATGCAGGGATGTTACTTAAGCGTAACGGCATCATTCATCGCAAAGTAAAAGAGCAAACCAGAGACCTGGTTCAGGCACAGAAGGCCAGCAAAGACCTCCAGGATAAATTGATCGAAGCGAACAAAATGGCTTCACTGGGCGAAATGTCTGCCGGTATCGGCCATGAACTGAGCCAACCCCTTGGCACCATTCTTCTCAAGTGCCAGATGCTGCCAAAAGCTCTGGAGCAGCGGGATTATGACAAAAGCTTAAAGCTTGTCGGAGGGATCAGAGATCAGGCCGTGCGTGCCAAGGAGATCATGGATTCCCTCCGTATTATCAGCCGTGACGCCAAGCCCGGAGACCAAACCAGCATCGAACTCAATCAGGTGATTCGCAAAGCTGAAGTGCTGATAAAAGAAGACCTGATGATGAACAGAATCGAACTCAAAAAAGAGTTGTCTCCGGATATTTATATCTATGCCTCACCGGTTCAACTGGGACAGATCATTGCCAACCTTCTCACCAATGCCCGGGACGCCCTGGAAGATGCAGAAGAAAAAATCATTACTCTGCGCAGCTCTATCAAAGAGGGTAACGGTGTACTTGAAATTGAGGACACGGGCTCAGGCATTCCGGAGCACTATCAGAGCAAAATATTCGAGCCCTTCTTCACGTCCAAGGCAGTGGGCAAAGGCACCGGGCTGGGGTTGTCCATGTGTTACAGCATGGTTCAGGAGAATGAGGGCGAGATCAGTTTCAGGACCGCTGCCAATAAAGGCACCTGCTTTACCATTTCCATCCCACTGACAAGGAGCTAA
- a CDS encoding response regulator: protein MTKRILLIDDDQPFRESVREILESEGFQVAEYSDAIYAVPHIKEPFDLAITDIMMAEMDGNQLAHTIRKDNPALPVLGMTGGGRIGDASRIKSFCPPKLFTAILSKPFLAEELLDAVNTSIN from the coding sequence ATGACAAAAAGGATTTTACTGATTGATGATGATCAACCCTTTCGGGAATCTGTCAGGGAGATTCTTGAATCTGAAGGTTTTCAGGTAGCGGAATACAGTGATGCCATTTATGCCGTGCCTCATATTAAAGAGCCTTTTGACCTCGCCATTACCGATATCATGATGGCGGAAATGGACGGTAACCAGCTGGCTCACACCATACGCAAAGACAACCCAGCTCTACCGGTTCTGGGCATGACTGGAGGAGGGCGCATTGGCGATGCGAGCCGCATCAAGTCATTCTGCCCGCCCAAACTGTTTACCGCCATTCTGAGCAAACCGTTTCTGGCAGAAGAACTGCTGGATGCCGTCAATACCTCCATAAACTGA
- the deoA gene encoding thymidine phosphorylase: MFLPQEVIRRKREGEALTADEIRHFVRGVTDSSVSEGQVAALAMAIYFQGMNIDERVALTCAMRDSGEVLEWASANLNGPVLDKHSTGGVGDVVSLMLGPMIAACGGYVPMISGRGLGHTGGTLDKLDSIPGYNTQASEALLCKVVKEAGVAIVGQTGELAPADKRIYGIRDVTATVESIDMITSSILAKKLAEGLDALVMDVKVGSGAFMPTFEKSVELAESIVQVANGAGVKTTALLTDMNQCLASSAGNAVEVREAVQFLTGDFRNKRLLEVTMAQSVELLMSGGLASDATEARDKLQVVLDNGKAADVFGRMVSGLGGPADFVENHDRYLPAAAICKPVYPQASGFVTAMDTRNVGMAVVQLGGGRSNPADTLDYSVGITDICRLGDPLDPSTPLAMLHARDESSWQAAADRLQRAVSLGNQKPESRPCVYRQVG; encoded by the coding sequence ATGTTTTTGCCACAGGAAGTGATCCGTCGTAAGCGTGAAGGCGAAGCTCTGACCGCTGATGAGATCAGGCACTTTGTGCGTGGTGTGACAGACAGCAGTGTTTCTGAAGGTCAGGTCGCCGCGCTGGCAATGGCTATTTATTTTCAGGGTATGAATATTGACGAGCGTGTGGCGCTGACCTGTGCCATGCGTGACTCCGGCGAAGTGCTGGAATGGGCATCAGCCAACCTGAACGGCCCTGTTCTGGACAAGCACTCCACCGGTGGCGTGGGTGATGTTGTCAGCCTGATGCTGGGGCCGATGATTGCTGCCTGTGGGGGTTATGTCCCGATGATTTCCGGACGTGGCCTCGGGCATACGGGTGGAACTCTGGATAAGCTGGACAGTATCCCCGGCTATAACACCCAGGCTTCTGAAGCACTTCTGTGCAAGGTGGTTAAGGAGGCGGGAGTTGCCATTGTTGGCCAGACCGGAGAGCTGGCACCGGCCGACAAACGCATTTATGGCATTCGTGATGTCACGGCCACCGTTGAATCCATCGATATGATTACTTCATCCATTCTGGCGAAAAAGCTGGCTGAAGGTCTGGATGCCCTGGTGATGGATGTCAAAGTGGGTAGTGGTGCCTTTATGCCAACTTTTGAAAAGTCCGTTGAGTTGGCTGAAAGCATTGTTCAGGTGGCGAATGGGGCTGGCGTAAAAACCACGGCGCTGCTAACGGATATGAATCAGTGCCTGGCTTCCAGCGCCGGTAATGCCGTTGAAGTGCGGGAAGCGGTTCAGTTTTTAACGGGCGACTTCCGTAACAAACGGTTGCTGGAAGTGACTATGGCACAATCGGTGGAGTTGCTGATGTCTGGTGGTCTGGCATCCGATGCCACAGAAGCCCGTGACAAACTGCAGGTCGTTCTGGATAACGGTAAAGCAGCGGACGTTTTTGGCCGGATGGTGTCCGGGCTGGGTGGACCTGCTGATTTCGTCGAGAATCATGATCGCTACCTGCCCGCAGCGGCCATCTGCAAGCCGGTTTATCCACAGGCCTCAGGCTTTGTGACGGCAATGGACACCCGTAATGTGGGCATGGCAGTGGTTCAGCTTGGTGGTGGTCGGTCTAATCCTGCTGACACACTGGATTACAGTGTCGGTATAACGGATATCTGTCGTCTGGGTGACCCGCTGGATCCGTCAACACCGTTAGCCATGCTGCACGCTCGTGATGAGTCATCCTGGCAGGCAGCCGCAGATAGGCTGCAACGTGCTGTCAGTCTGGGGAATCAGAAGCCGGAGTCCCGGCCCTGTGTTTATCGGCAGGTTGGTTGA
- the deoC gene encoding deoxyribose-phosphate aldolase → MTDLTATSRQALQLMDLTSLNENDTPQIIIDLCHKAKTAAGNTAAVCVYPRFVPVAKKTLKALGLNDVTVATVTNFPAGGNDIDIAVTETRAAIAYGADEVDVVFPYKAFMDGDETVGHELVAQCKKVCGDVMLKVIIETGELKDPALIRRASEISIEAGADFIKTSTGKVAVNATPESARIMLEAIRDSGKQNVGFKPAGGIRTAEDAAEHLAIAADIMGAQWINRDHYRFGASSLLGSLLTALGLQEAQEDTGAY, encoded by the coding sequence ATGACCGACCTCACCGCTACCAGTCGCCAGGCGCTTCAGCTGATGGACCTGACTTCCCTGAATGAGAACGACACGCCGCAGATTATTATCGACCTGTGCCACAAGGCGAAAACCGCCGCTGGCAATACGGCTGCCGTGTGTGTTTATCCCCGCTTTGTGCCGGTTGCCAAAAAGACCCTGAAAGCGCTGGGTCTGAATGACGTGACCGTTGCAACAGTGACCAACTTTCCGGCTGGTGGCAATGACATCGACATCGCCGTGACTGAAACCCGTGCTGCCATCGCCTATGGCGCAGACGAAGTAGACGTTGTATTCCCGTACAAAGCTTTTATGGACGGTGATGAAACCGTGGGACATGAGCTGGTGGCTCAGTGCAAAAAAGTCTGTGGCGACGTGATGCTGAAAGTCATCATTGAAACCGGCGAGCTGAAAGACCCGGCACTGATTCGTCGTGCCAGCGAGATCAGTATCGAAGCGGGTGCTGACTTTATTAAAACCTCTACCGGTAAGGTCGCTGTTAATGCGACGCCGGAATCTGCCCGTATCATGCTGGAAGCCATTCGTGACAGTGGTAAGCAGAACGTGGGTTTCAAGCCTGCCGGTGGCATTCGTACTGCTGAAGATGCTGCTGAGCACCTGGCTATTGCCGCAGACATTATGGGCGCGCAGTGGATTAACCGTGACCACTATCGTTTTGGTGCCAGCAGCCTGCTCGGAAGCCTGCTGACTGCCCTTGGTTTGCAGGAAGCTCAGGAAGATACAGGAGCTTACTGA
- a CDS encoding IS66 family transposase: MEDEIKALSAADKRQHRQTRSKPLLDDLRAWLEKNIERVNPGSLVHTAMGYALNQWPQLVVYCEDGQLNISNAAAENAIRPFTVGRKNWLFADTPKGARASAIYYSLIESSKVNDLEPFAYLPPVSA, from the coding sequence ATAGAAGATGAAATAAAAGCACTGTCGGCAGCGGACAAGCGACAGCACCGGCAAACAAGAAGCAAGCCGTTACTGGACGACCTCCGTGCCTGGCTGGAGAAAAACATTGAACGCGTCAACCCCGGTAGCCTGGTGCATACAGCCATGGGCTATGCCCTGAACCAGTGGCCGCAACTAGTCGTCTATTGTGAAGACGGGCAGCTGAACATCAGTAATGCAGCCGCAGAGAATGCCATCCGCCCCTTCACTGTTGGCCGAAAAAACTGGCTCTTTGCTGATACCCCAAAAGGTGCTCGGGCAAGTGCTATCTACTACAGCCTGATTGAAAGTTCGAAGGTTAATGACCTGGAGCCATTTGCTTACTTGCCCCCTGTGTCAGCATAG